The following coding sequences are from one Neovison vison isolate M4711 chromosome X, ASM_NN_V1, whole genome shotgun sequence window:
- the LOC122897337 gene encoding U1 small nuclear ribonucleoprotein A-like, which produces MAVPETRPNHTIYINNLNEKIKKDELKKSLYAIFSQFGQILDILVSRSLKMRGQAFVIFREVSSATNALRSMQGFPFYDKPMRIQYAKTDSDIIAKMKGTFVERDRKREKKKPKSQETPAAKKAVQGGAATPVMGAVQGPVPGMPPMTQAPLVMHHMPGQPPYMPPPGMIPPPGLAPGQIPPGSLTPKQLMPGQMPPAQPLSENPPNHILFLTNLPEETNELMLSRLFNQFPGFKEVRLVPGRHDIASVEFDNEVQAGAARDALQGFKITQNNAMKISFAKK; this is translated from the coding sequence ATGGCAGTTCCCGAGACCCGCCCCAACCACACTATTTATATCAACAATCTCAACGAGAAGATCAAGAAGGATGAGCTGAAGAAGTCCCTCTATGCCATCTTCTCCCAGTTTGGCCAGATCCTGGATATCCTGGTTTCCCGAAGCCTGAAGATGAGGGGCCAGGCCTTTGTCATCTTCAGGGAGGTCAGCAGTGCCACCAACGCCCTGCGTTCCATGCAGGGTTTCCCCTTCTACGACAAGCCCATGCGCATTCAGTATGCAAAGACTGACTCGGATATCATTGCTAAGATGAAGGGTACCTTTGTGGAGCGGGACCGCAAGCGGGAGAAGAAGAAGCCCAAGAGCCAGGAAACCCCAGCAGCCAAGAAGGCCGTGCAGGGTGGGGCAGCCACCCCTGTGATGGGGGCTGTCCAGGGGCCTGTTCCGGGCATGCCCCCgatgacccaggcacccctcgtcaTGCACCACATGCCTGGCCAGCCTCCCTACATGCCACCTCCGGGCATGATCCCGCCCCCAGGCCTGGCTCCCGGCCAGATCCCACCAGGGTCCCTGACCCCAAAGCAGCTTATGCCGGGCCAGATGCCGCCTGCCCAGCCTCTTTCAGAAAATCCACCAAATCACATCTTATTCCTCACCAACTTGCCCGAGGAGACCAACGAACTCATGCTGTCCAGGCTTTTCAACCAGTTCCCTGGCTTCAAGGAGGTCCGACTGGTCCCCGGGCGGCACGACATTGCCTCTGTGGAGTTTGACAATGAGGTCCAGGCAGGGGCTGCTCGGGACGCACTGCAGGGTTTCAAGATCACCCAGAACAATGCCATGAAGATCTCCTTTGCCAAGAAGTAG